The following proteins come from a genomic window of Aptenodytes patagonicus chromosome W, bAptPat1.pri.cur, whole genome shotgun sequence:
- the LOC143171947 gene encoding cyclic AMP-responsive element-binding protein 3-like gives MLCPEELAALADEDLLDFLLKDDAPRPEIPGEENSLLEDWGLPEPELLNKEMDDLISSLLSPFEDEPGMLQGYSPADSDSSISEDQNLSHSPGSDFASSPQSSDIVQFDHNYSLHRDWPVLESVRSEMAEGDVSIDLETWMGLEGTSEALEQSSSFSIAVAVDAGPQLVPRATVQSDFPELVLTEEERQLLEKEGVSLPTCLPLTKAEERLLKKVRRKIRNKQSAQDSRRRKKIYVDSLENRVAACMAQNHELQKKVQLLQKQNMSLLEQLQKLQALVRQSTTKTTTASTCIMVLVLSFCLILSPSLYSFGSRVPQPELRVLSRQIREFPNQVRQAAPDMQEEAALERLSPEPEDPSLLGSLNQSWEEGQSPPKPNTRSAFNSNSSSDPPAAAGSELGPPQPQEQRSQNDPLHTAVPAAWKAKRQEWVERTASIVIQQHRADEM, from the exons ATGTTGTGCCCAGAGGAATTGGCTGCCCTGGCAGATGAGGACCTGCTTGACTTCCTCCTGAAGGATGATGCTCCCCGTCCTGAAATCCCAGGGGAGGAGAACAGTCTGCTGGAAGACTGGGGCCTGCCAGAGCCTGAG ctcctgaaCAAGGAGATGGATGACTTAATCAGCTCCCTGCTGAGCCCCTTTGAAGACGAACCAGGCATGCTGCAGGGTTATTCGCCTGCTGACAGTGACAGCAGCATTTCTGAGGATCAGAATCTGTCCCATAGCCCTGGCAGTGACTTTGCCAGCAGCCCTCAGAGCTCAGACATTGTGCAGTTTGATCACAACTATTCCCTCCATCGAGATTGGCCTGTGCTTGAAAGTGTGAGGTCTGAAATGGCAGAAGGAGATGTTTCCATTGACCTTG agACATGGATGGGTTTGGAAGGCACAAGTGAGGCGCTGGAACAAAGCTCCAGTTTCTCCATTGCTGTCGCTGTGGATGCCGGACCCCAGCTTGTGCCCAGAGCCACCGTGCAG tCTGACTTCCCAGAACTGGTCCtgacagaggaggagaggcagctccTGGAGAAAGAAGGTGTTTCATTACCAACCTGTCTGCCACTGACCAAA GCTGAAGAGCGGCTTCTGAAGAAAGTGCGTCGGAAGATCCGGAACAAGCAGTCAGCCCAGGATAGTCGTCGCAGGAAGAAGATCTACGTGGACAGCCTGGAAAACAG GGTGGCAGCCTGCATGGCTCAGAACCACGAGCTGCAGAAGAaggtgcagctgctgcagaagcagaacaT GTCACTGCTTGAGCAGCTGCAGAAACTGCAGGCCTTGGTGAGACAGTCCACCACCAAAACTACCACAGCAAGCACCTGCATCATG GTCCTGGTTCTGTCCTTCTGCCTCattctctcccccagcctctACTCATTTGGGAGCAGAGTGCCACAGCCGGAGCTCAGAG TGCTGTCACGGCAGATCCGCGAGTTCCCAAACCAGGTTAGGCAGGCGGCACCTGATATGCAGGAGGAAGCTGCGCTGGAGAGGCTCAGCCCAGAGCCTGAGGACCCCTCGTTGTTGGGCAGCCTCAATCAGTCATGGGAAGAGGGACAGAGTCCACCCAAGCCCAATACCAGATCTGCTTTCAACAGCAACTCATCCTCTgaccctccagcagcagcaggctctgaGCTGGGCCCTCCCCAGCCTCAGGAGCAGCGCTCCCAGAATGACCCTTTGCACACGGCGGTGCCGGCAGCGTGGAAAGCCAAGAGGCAGGAGTGGGTGGAACGTACTGCCAGCATTGTCATCCAGCAGCACCGTGCTGATGAGATGTGA
- the LOC143172148 gene encoding avidin-like: MGRGTFALVLTLALAACITPVERKCQLSGLWRNEQDSLMEILAVRDDGDFQGKYLTRVTLAGSCACASPLKGAQQQPSEGGWPTFAFTVLWDKFSNASTAFAGQCFMDAGGKETPTTTWLLHEAVGSLKEDWKATRVGRNVFTCKRTPKGKILPSLTPSCEDAALPTL, encoded by the exons ATGGGGAGAGGCACTTTCGCCCTGGTGCTCACCCTGGCCCTGGCAGCGTGCATCACCCCTGTGGAGAGGAAG TGCCAGCTCAGCGGGCTGTGGAGGAATGAGCAGGACTCACTGATGGAGATTTTGGCAGTGAGGGACGATGGGGACTTCCAGGGGAAATACCTCACGCGGGTCACCCTTGCCGGCAGCTGTGCCTGCGCCTCCCCCCTGAAGGgcgcccagcagcagcccagcgAGGGGGGCTGGCCCACTTTTGCCTTCACTGTGCTCTGGGACAAGTTCTCCA ATGCCAGCACCGCCTTCGCGGGGCAGTGCTTCATGGATGCAGGCGGAAAGGAGACACCGACCACCACATGGCTGCTGCACGAAGCCGTTGGGTCCCTCAAGGAGGACTGGAAAGCCACGAG GGTGGGCAGAAATGTCTTCACATGCAAACGCACCCCAAAAGGAAAGATCCTGCCGAGCTT gacaccatcctGCGAGGATGCAGCTTTGCCCACCCTGTGA